In Pseudomonas fluorescens, the following are encoded in one genomic region:
- a CDS encoding DUF1883 domain-containing protein has protein sequence MKFIHQREHLNEDDIVVIQCSQMCNIRLMNDANFRSFKNGGRHTYHGGAFDTFPARITAPSTGFWNITIDTVNRRAISVTRKPTLTHSIKIIRRSSTKLS, from the coding sequence ATGAAATTTATCCATCAGCGCGAGCACCTCAATGAAGACGACATTGTCGTCATTCAATGCTCCCAAATGTGCAACATCCGTTTGATGAACGACGCCAACTTCCGCAGCTTCAAGAATGGCGGTCGTCACACCTATCACGGCGGTGCATTCGACACGTTTCCGGCCCGCATCACGGCCCCTAGCACCGGCTTCTGGAACATCACGATCGACACCGTCAACCGCCGCGCTATCAGCGTGACGCGCAAACCCACCCTGACGCACTCGATCAAAATCATTCGCCGTTCCAGCACGAAACTGAGCTGA
- a CDS encoding E3 binding domain-containing protein — protein sequence MPFASPSVRKLARGLGVPLHEINYTSGLRTFSKFSLCRASGLN from the coding sequence TTGCCGTTCGCTTCACCATCAGTTCGTAAGTTAGCCCGGGGGCTTGGGGTGCCACTGCATGAAATTAATTATACGTCAGGACTTCGGACTTTTAGCAAATTTAGCCTTTGCCGCGCTTCGGGCTTAAACTGA
- a CDS encoding nitronate monooxygenase: protein MNQWPDTRILDLLGIELPIIQGPMAGATNSSMVIATCNAGGLGSMPAAMLSTDQLREELKTIRQHTQRPINVNFFCHQPPAPDEQRAQDWKNLLQPYYQELGIDFDAPTPVSNRAPFDNAACEVVEAFRPEVVSFHFGLPEKSLLDRVKATGAKVLSSATTVAEAVWLEQHGCDAIIAMGYEAGGHRGMFLSDDLSSQVGTFALVPQVVDAVKVPVIAAGGIADARGVAAAFMLGASAVQVGTAYLFTPEAKVSPSHHKALRTARESETAVTNVFTGRPARGILNRVMRELGPMSAKAPAFPLAGGALMPLRAKGEAGFSNLWAGQAFTLGVELTSEALTRKLAEEGLARLLGRP from the coding sequence ATGAACCAATGGCCAGATACCCGCATTCTTGACCTGCTCGGGATCGAACTGCCGATCATTCAGGGGCCGATGGCCGGTGCCACCAACTCGTCCATGGTGATTGCCACCTGCAATGCCGGCGGGTTGGGCTCGATGCCAGCGGCAATGCTCAGCACGGATCAACTGCGCGAAGAGCTGAAAACCATCCGCCAACACACCCAGCGCCCGATCAACGTCAACTTCTTCTGCCATCAGCCTCCAGCCCCTGACGAGCAACGCGCACAGGACTGGAAAAACCTGCTGCAACCCTACTACCAGGAGCTCGGTATCGACTTCGATGCGCCGACGCCAGTGTCCAACCGGGCGCCGTTCGATAACGCGGCCTGCGAAGTGGTCGAAGCGTTTCGCCCTGAAGTGGTGAGTTTTCACTTTGGCCTGCCGGAAAAATCCCTGCTCGACCGGGTCAAGGCCACCGGTGCGAAGGTACTGTCCTCGGCCACCACCGTCGCAGAAGCGGTGTGGCTTGAGCAGCATGGCTGCGATGCAATCATTGCCATGGGCTACGAGGCCGGGGGCCATCGCGGGATGTTTCTCAGCGATGACCTGAGCAGTCAGGTGGGGACTTTCGCCTTGGTGCCCCAAGTCGTCGATGCGGTGAAAGTGCCGGTGATTGCCGCTGGCGGCATCGCTGACGCCCGAGGCGTCGCCGCCGCCTTCATGCTCGGCGCTTCGGCGGTACAGGTGGGTACGGCGTACCTGTTCACGCCTGAAGCCAAGGTCAGCCCGTCCCATCACAAAGCCTTGCGCACCGCCAGGGAAAGCGAGACGGCCGTCACCAACGTGTTCACCGGTCGCCCGGCCCGGGGCATCCTCAATCGGGTGATGCGTGAGCTGGGCCCCATGAGCGCCAAGGCCCCGGCCTTCCCCCTTGCCGGTGGCGCGCTGATGCCGTTGCGGGCCAAAGGTGAAGCGGGCTTCAGCAACCTCTGGGCCGGTCAGGCCTTTACCCTCGGGGTCGAATTGACCAGCGAGGCACTGACTCGAAAACTGGCTGAAGAAGGATTAGCGAGGCTGCTAGGTCGCCCCTGA
- the alkB gene encoding DNA oxidative demethylase AlkB: protein MRHEPMNPLTFDLFADAEPEQQPWREQIGEQSYVLRGFALPWLERLLPALEAVLVAAPFRQMVTPGGFTMSVALSSCGQFGWTTDRSGYRYTRDDPQTGRPWPMMPEVFFQLAQAAAQAAGFADFAPDSCLINRYIPGAKMSLHQDKDEHSYDAPIVSVSLGLPAMFLFGGFARSDKNQRVPLFHGDIVVWGGVDRLRYHGVLPIKDGHHPKLGEQRINFTFRTAR from the coding sequence ATGCGTCATGAACCCATGAACCCGCTGACTTTCGATCTGTTTGCCGATGCAGAACCCGAGCAACAGCCCTGGCGCGAGCAGATTGGTGAACAGTCCTACGTGCTCAGAGGCTTCGCCCTGCCCTGGCTGGAACGCTTGCTGCCTGCCCTGGAGGCGGTGCTGGTGGCCGCGCCGTTTCGGCAGATGGTCACACCCGGCGGTTTCACCATGTCGGTCGCCCTGAGCAGTTGTGGTCAATTCGGCTGGACCACTGACCGCAGTGGTTATCGGTACACCCGCGACGATCCACAAACCGGTCGGCCCTGGCCAATGATGCCCGAGGTGTTTTTCCAACTGGCACAAGCGGCGGCGCAGGCAGCGGGTTTCGCCGATTTTGCACCGGATTCCTGCCTGATCAACCGCTACATTCCCGGGGCAAAAATGTCATTGCATCAAGACAAAGACGAACATTCCTACGACGCCCCCATCGTTTCGGTATCCCTGGGGTTGCCGGCGATGTTCCTGTTCGGCGGCTTTGCACGTAGCGACAAAAATCAGCGCGTTCCCCTGTTCCATGGTGACATCGTGGTCTGGGGTGGCGTAGATCGCCTGCGTTATCACGGCGTGTTGCCGATCAAGGACGGCCATCATCCGAAGCTGGGCGAGCAACGCATCAACTTCACGTTCCGTACCGCCAGATAA
- a CDS encoding MDR family oxidoreductase has protein sequence MFKGILIDKDDSGYRATLQEIQDDRLPEGDVTVRVAYSTLNFKDGLAITGSSPVVRKFPMVPGIDLAGVVEVSGHPDYKVGDAVLLNGWGVGEGHWGGLAQKARLNGDWLIPLPKAFTAAQAMAIGTAGYTAMLCILALEHNGVTPGQGEILVTGANGGVGSFAIALLSRLGYRVVASTGRTSEHDYLKQLGAGEIIDRATLSEPGKPLAKERWAAVIDSVGSHTLANACASTKANGTVAACGLAQGMDFPASVAPFILRGVTLAGINSVTQPKAKRLEAWSRLARDLDFNLLPLISREIGLSEAIEAAPRLLAGQLRGRVVVDVNR, from the coding sequence ATGTTCAAAGGTATTTTGATCGACAAAGACGACAGCGGTTACCGGGCCACGCTGCAAGAGATCCAGGACGATCGGTTACCCGAGGGCGATGTCACGGTGCGCGTTGCCTACAGCACGCTGAACTTCAAGGATGGCCTGGCGATCACCGGCAGCAGTCCGGTGGTGCGCAAATTCCCGATGGTGCCGGGTATCGACCTGGCCGGTGTCGTCGAAGTCAGCGGGCATCCGGACTACAAGGTTGGTGACGCAGTATTGCTCAATGGCTGGGGTGTGGGCGAAGGGCATTGGGGCGGATTGGCGCAGAAGGCGCGCCTGAACGGTGACTGGCTGATTCCGCTGCCCAAGGCGTTTACCGCTGCCCAGGCGATGGCCATCGGTACTGCAGGCTACACGGCCATGCTGTGCATCCTGGCGCTGGAGCACAACGGCGTGACGCCCGGGCAGGGCGAAATTCTGGTGACCGGCGCCAACGGTGGCGTCGGCAGTTTCGCCATCGCCTTGCTGAGCAGGCTCGGCTACCGGGTGGTCGCATCCACCGGACGTACCTCGGAGCACGACTACCTGAAGCAACTGGGCGCCGGCGAAATCATTGATCGCGCCACATTGTCCGAGCCGGGCAAGCCGTTGGCCAAGGAGCGCTGGGCGGCCGTCATCGACTCGGTCGGCAGCCACACCCTGGCCAACGCGTGCGCCAGCACCAAGGCCAATGGCACCGTCGCGGCCTGCGGCTTGGCCCAGGGCATGGACTTTCCGGCATCCGTTGCACCGTTCATCTTGCGTGGCGTGACCCTGGCCGGCATCAACAGCGTGACCCAGCCCAAAGCCAAACGCCTGGAGGCCTGGAGTCGCCTGGCCCGGGATCTGGACTTCAACCTGTTGCCGCTGATCAGTCGCGAAATCGGCTTGAGCGAAGCCATCGAAGCCGCGCCGCGCTTGCTGGCCGGGCAGTTGCGCGGGCGCGTGGTGGTGGATGTGAACCGCTGA
- the modC gene encoding molybdenum ABC transporter ATP-binding protein, which produces MIQMRLKLRYSGFALDVDLQLPGRGVTALYGHSGSGKTTCLRCIAGLERADQGFIQVNDEVWQDSDNRVFVAPHKRALGYVFQEASLFPHLSVLANLEFGLKRIPKPQRRVDMAHATELLGIGHLLDRHPQHLSGGERQRVGIARALLTSPKLLLMDEPLAALDAQRKSEILPYLQRLHDELDIPVLYVSHSQDEVARLADHIVLLNNGKALASGPIGQTLARLDLPLAMGDDAGVVIEGRVSAYDAGYQLLSLQLPDTNLDIRVPHTPMDVGQALRCKVQARDVSLSLDNAGHSSILNRLPVTVVSEMNADNAAHVLIRLDAAGTPLLARITRYSRDQLNVHPGQPLWAQIKAVAVLA; this is translated from the coding sequence ATGATTCAAATGCGTCTGAAACTACGTTATTCAGGCTTCGCCCTGGACGTCGACCTGCAGCTGCCGGGCCGTGGCGTCACGGCACTTTACGGCCACTCCGGCTCGGGCAAGACCACTTGCCTGCGCTGCATCGCCGGCCTGGAACGGGCCGATCAAGGCTTTATCCAGGTCAACGATGAAGTCTGGCAAGACAGCGACAACAGGGTTTTCGTCGCGCCGCACAAACGCGCGCTCGGCTACGTGTTCCAGGAAGCCAGCCTGTTTCCGCATCTGTCGGTGCTGGCCAATCTGGAGTTCGGCCTCAAGCGCATTCCCAAGCCGCAGCGTCGGGTCGACATGGCCCACGCCACTGAGTTGCTGGGCATCGGCCATTTACTGGACCGGCACCCACAACATCTTTCAGGCGGTGAGCGACAGCGCGTCGGCATCGCCCGCGCGCTGCTCACCAGCCCGAAACTGTTGTTGATGGATGAGCCACTGGCGGCGCTGGATGCCCAACGCAAAAGTGAAATCCTGCCCTACTTGCAACGCCTGCACGACGAACTCGACATCCCGGTGCTGTACGTCAGTCACTCCCAGGATGAAGTCGCGCGGCTAGCCGACCATATCGTGTTGCTCAACAACGGCAAGGCACTGGCCAGCGGTCCGATCGGCCAGACCCTGGCACGCCTCGACTTGCCGCTGGCAATGGGGGACGACGCTGGCGTGGTGATCGAAGGTCGCGTCAGCGCCTATGACGCCGGCTATCAATTGCTCAGCCTGCAACTGCCCGACACCAACCTCGACATTCGTGTGCCTCATACGCCAATGGACGTGGGCCAGGCACTGCGCTGCAAGGTCCAGGCGCGGGATGTGAGCCTGAGCCTGGACAATGCCGGGCATAGCAGCATTCTCAATCGCCTGCCGGTCACCGTGGTCAGTGAAATGAACGCCGATAACGCCGCCCATGTGCTGATTCGCCTGGACGCCGCCGGCACGCCACTGCTTGCGCGGATCACGCGTTATTCCCGTGATCAACTGAACGTCCATCCTGGCCAGCCACTCTGGGCACAAATAAAAGCGGTCGCGGTGCTGGCGTAA
- a CDS encoding 2OG-Fe(II) oxygenase codes for MSEQYLDRLDWPRLEQQLDQDGYAVIPSLLSHKACELVSALYPRTELFRSHVVMARHGFGRGEYKYFSYPLPELVARLRGALYPRLVPIANRWHEQMGLPIRFPETLPAFLERCHAAGQNRPTPLLLQYGPQDYNCLHQDLYGEHVFPLQVAILLSDPDEDFTGGEFVLTEQRPRMQSRPMVIGLKQGDGLIFAVNQRPVKGTRGYYRVTLRHGVSRLHSGKRHTLGIIFHDAS; via the coding sequence ATGAGCGAGCAATATCTGGACAGGCTGGACTGGCCCCGGCTGGAGCAGCAACTTGATCAGGACGGCTACGCCGTCATCCCGTCGCTGTTGAGCCACAAGGCTTGCGAGCTGGTCAGCGCCCTGTACCCCCGAACCGAGCTGTTTCGCTCCCACGTGGTGATGGCTCGCCACGGGTTCGGCCGAGGCGAGTACAAGTATTTCAGCTACCCGTTGCCGGAACTTGTGGCCCGCTTGCGCGGCGCGCTCTACCCACGACTGGTGCCCATCGCCAATCGCTGGCATGAACAGATGGGCTTGCCGATCCGCTTTCCTGAAACCCTTCCAGCCTTCCTCGAACGCTGTCATGCCGCTGGTCAGAACCGTCCGACCCCCTTGTTGCTGCAATATGGCCCGCAGGACTACAACTGTTTACATCAGGATTTATACGGTGAGCACGTTTTCCCGCTGCAAGTGGCGATCCTGCTGTCAGACCCCGATGAAGACTTCACCGGCGGCGAATTTGTCCTGACTGAACAGCGCCCGCGCATGCAGTCACGCCCAATGGTCATCGGCCTGAAGCAAGGTGACGGGTTGATCTTTGCAGTCAACCAACGGCCGGTCAAAGGGACTCGCGGTTACTACCGCGTGACCCTGCGTCACGGCGTGAGTCGCCTGCACAGCGGCAAACGGCATACCCTTGGAATCATCTTTCACGATGCGTCATGA
- a CDS encoding Lrp/AsnC family transcriptional regulator, protein MECIFCIFGVFEMIIPKVKIDATDRRILAALQRNARLSSAELAELVSLSASPCWRRVKRLEEIGLVRGYHASINTEMLGYAITAFVQVSLGQKDTTHMKAFEESITSFEQVIACHCISGVYDYQLTVLATDLAEFSEFARNNINGFPGVKDVCTSFVVKEVKAPVSLMVG, encoded by the coding sequence ATGGAATGTATATTCTGTATTTTTGGGGTTTTTGAAATGATCATACCAAAGGTTAAGATAGACGCTACGGATCGCCGCATATTGGCGGCGCTCCAGCGGAATGCAAGGCTGTCGAGTGCGGAGCTTGCTGAGCTGGTATCACTGAGCGCATCGCCATGCTGGAGACGGGTCAAAAGGCTCGAAGAAATAGGTCTGGTGCGAGGCTACCATGCCAGCATTAATACTGAAATGCTTGGATACGCTATTACTGCCTTTGTACAGGTATCCCTGGGTCAAAAGGATACTACCCATATGAAGGCGTTCGAGGAGTCGATAACTTCTTTTGAGCAGGTTATAGCCTGCCACTGCATTTCAGGTGTTTATGATTACCAGTTAACGGTCTTGGCAACTGATTTGGCTGAATTTAGTGAGTTTGCCAGAAACAATATAAATGGTTTTCCAGGTGTCAAAGACGTTTGCACCTCCTTTGTCGTAAAGGAAGTCAAAGCGCCAGTGAGTTTGATGGTCGGGTAG
- the modB gene encoding molybdate ABC transporter permease subunit produces MSLSSADFSAIWLTLKLASLTTVILLIVGTPIALWLSRTRSWLRGPVGAIVALPLVLPPTVIGFYLLLALGPHGFIGQLSQSLGLGTLTFSFAGLVIGSVLYSMPFVVQPLQNAFSAIGTRPLEVAATLRANPWDTFFSVTLPLARPGFITAAILGFAHTVGEFGVVLMIGGNIPEKTRVVSVQIYDHVEAMEYAQAHWLAGAMLVFSFVVLLALYSSRKTKAGWS; encoded by the coding sequence ATGTCGCTATCGAGTGCCGATTTTTCCGCCATCTGGCTGACCCTGAAACTGGCGTCCCTGACGACCGTCATCCTGCTGATTGTCGGCACTCCGATTGCGCTATGGCTGTCGCGCACCCGTTCCTGGCTGCGCGGTCCGGTCGGGGCGATTGTCGCCCTGCCCCTGGTGCTGCCACCGACAGTGATCGGTTTTTATCTGTTGCTGGCGCTCGGCCCTCACGGGTTCATTGGCCAGCTCAGCCAGTCACTCGGCCTTGGCACCCTCACGTTCAGTTTTGCGGGGCTGGTCATTGGTTCGGTGTTGTATTCGATGCCGTTTGTGGTCCAGCCGCTGCAAAACGCTTTTTCCGCGATTGGCACGCGCCCGCTCGAAGTGGCTGCGACATTACGGGCCAATCCCTGGGACACCTTTTTCAGCGTGACGCTGCCCCTGGCCCGCCCCGGTTTCATTACCGCGGCCATTCTCGGTTTCGCCCACACCGTCGGTGAGTTCGGCGTGGTGCTGATGATCGGCGGCAACATTCCCGAGAAGACCCGCGTGGTCTCGGTGCAGATCTACGATCACGTCGAAGCCATGGAATATGCCCAGGCCCATTGGCTGGCCGGGGCGATGCTGGTGTTCTCGTTTGTCGTCCTGCTGGCGCTGTATTCCAGCCGTAAAACCAAAGCGGGCTGGAGCTGA
- the ada gene encoding bifunctional DNA-binding transcriptional regulator/O6-methylguanine-DNA methyltransferase Ada produces MTTQSTKITIENDPRWAAVVARDPKADGQFVYAVKTTGIYCNPSSLARLPKPHNVEFFDSAEQARAAGYRPSKRATKDQSELAAQHAATVAAACHQIESAQTLPALGELAEAAGLSSFHFHRVFKAVTGLTPKGYADAHRSRKVREQLADGGSVTDALYDAGFNSNSRFYEAADQLLGMKPGDYRAAGQNNDIRFAVGQCSLGAILVAQSERGVCAILLGDDPHQLVCDLQDKFRRANLIGADHEFEQLIARVVGFIEAPAIGLDLPLDVRGTAFQERVWQALREIPVGSTASYADVAQRIGQPKAVRAVAQACGANSLAVAIPCHRVVRSDGNLSGYRWGVERKRQLLERESQ; encoded by the coding sequence ATGACAACCCAATCGACCAAGATCACCATCGAAAACGATCCGCGCTGGGCCGCCGTGGTCGCGCGCGATCCCAAGGCTGACGGGCAGTTTGTCTATGCCGTGAAGACCACTGGCATTTACTGTAATCCCAGCAGCCTCGCGCGCTTGCCCAAACCCCACAATGTCGAATTCTTCGATAGCGCCGAACAGGCCCGGGCCGCGGGTTATCGTCCGAGCAAACGCGCGACAAAGGATCAGAGCGAACTCGCCGCGCAACATGCCGCCACCGTGGCCGCTGCTTGCCACCAGATCGAAAGCGCGCAAACGCTGCCCGCCCTGGGCGAATTGGCCGAGGCGGCGGGCCTGAGCAGCTTCCACTTCCATCGCGTGTTCAAAGCCGTCACCGGCCTGACGCCCAAGGGCTACGCCGATGCTCATCGTTCACGCAAGGTACGCGAGCAACTGGCGGACGGCGGCTCGGTGACCGATGCCCTGTATGACGCCGGCTTCAACTCCAACAGCCGGTTTTATGAAGCGGCAGACCAACTGCTCGGAATGAAACCCGGGGACTACCGCGCGGCCGGTCAAAACAACGACATTCGTTTTGCTGTCGGACAGTGTTCGCTGGGAGCGATTCTGGTGGCGCAGAGTGAACGCGGGGTCTGCGCGATTCTGCTGGGCGATGATCCGCACCAACTGGTCTGCGATCTGCAAGACAAATTCCGCCGCGCCAACCTGATAGGCGCCGATCATGAATTCGAGCAATTGATTGCCAGGGTCGTCGGCTTTATCGAGGCGCCGGCCATCGGCCTTGATTTGCCGCTGGACGTACGCGGCACGGCGTTTCAGGAGCGTGTCTGGCAAGCGCTGCGGGAGATTCCCGTGGGCAGCACGGCCAGCTACGCCGATGTAGCCCAGCGCATCGGTCAACCAAAAGCCGTTCGCGCCGTGGCTCAGGCCTGCGGTGCGAACAGCCTGGCCGTGGCGATCCCTTGCCATCGCGTGGTGCGCAGCGATGGCAATCTGTCGGGCTATCGCTGGGGTGTCGAGCGCAAACGCCAGTTGCTGGAACGCGAGTCGCAGTGA
- the modA gene encoding molybdate ABC transporter substrate-binding protein — MTIRASRFAPTCLASLLAVFAFGSAQADEVQVAVAANFTAPIQAIAADFEKDTGHKLVTSFGATGQFYTQIKNGAPFEVFLSADDSTPKKLEAEGDSVKGSRFTYAVGTLALWSAKEGYVDAKGDVLKKNAYQHLSIANPKAAPYGLAATQVLAREGLTDKVKDKIVEGQNITQAYQFVSTGNAELGFVALSQIYKDGKITSGSAWIVPASLHDPIKQDAVILNKGKDNPAAKALVDYLKGPKAAAVIKSYGYEI; from the coding sequence ATGACCATTCGTGCCTCACGTTTTGCCCCGACCTGCCTGGCGAGCCTTCTCGCCGTATTCGCCTTCGGCTCAGCCCAGGCGGACGAAGTCCAGGTGGCTGTCGCCGCCAACTTCACCGCGCCCATCCAGGCTATCGCCGCTGATTTCGAGAAAGACACCGGGCATAAGCTGGTCACCTCCTTTGGTGCCACCGGCCAGTTCTACACCCAGATCAAAAACGGCGCGCCGTTCGAAGTGTTCCTCTCGGCAGACGACAGCACCCCGAAAAAACTTGAAGCCGAAGGCGACTCCGTCAAGGGTTCGCGCTTCACCTACGCGGTCGGTACCCTGGCGCTGTGGTCGGCCAAGGAAGGTTACGTCGATGCCAAGGGCGATGTACTGAAAAAGAACGCCTATCAGCACCTGTCCATCGCCAACCCAAAAGCCGCGCCTTATGGCCTGGCGGCGACCCAGGTGTTGGCCAGGGAAGGTCTGACCGACAAGGTCAAGGACAAGATCGTTGAAGGCCAGAACATCACCCAGGCCTACCAGTTCGTCTCCACCGGCAACGCCGAGCTGGGTTTTGTCGCCCTGTCGCAGATCTACAAGGACGGCAAGATCACCAGCGGCTCGGCCTGGATCGTTCCCGCCAGCCTGCACGACCCGATCAAACAGGACGCGGTGATTCTCAACAAGGGCAAGGACAACCCGGCCGCCAAGGCACTGGTTGACTATCTCAAGGGGCCGAAAGCGGCCGCTGTCATCAAGTCCTACGGTTACGAAATCTAA
- a CDS encoding NAD(P)H-binding protein, producing MKTAQPITLVLGATGKTGRRITQRLEAAGLPVRRGSRDANPPFDWEDRSTWDAVIDGVQSVYVSFQPDLAVPGALESIQAFTDLAVKSGVRKLVLLSGRGEVEAEQAERVVQDSGIDWTILRASWFCQNFSEAHFLDPIVQGELALPVGQVAEPFVDAEDIAECAAAALTQPGHTDQLYELTGPRALTFAQAVTEIARSTGRNIEFVAVPPDAYRQAMEQEQLPPELMDLVLYLFTTVLDGRNTPVADGVQRALGRPARDFSDYVQRTAATGIWGNGSPT from the coding sequence ATGAAAACGGCTCAACCAATCACGCTGGTCCTCGGCGCCACCGGCAAAACCGGACGGCGAATCACACAACGACTCGAAGCGGCCGGCCTGCCCGTTCGCCGGGGTTCGCGCGACGCCAATCCACCCTTCGACTGGGAAGATCGATCAACTTGGGACGCCGTGATCGATGGCGTTCAATCGGTCTACGTTTCCTTTCAACCTGATCTCGCCGTTCCAGGCGCCCTTGAAAGCATCCAGGCGTTCACCGACCTGGCGGTGAAAAGCGGAGTCCGCAAACTGGTCTTGTTATCCGGGCGCGGCGAAGTTGAAGCGGAACAGGCCGAACGCGTCGTACAGGACAGCGGGATTGACTGGACGATCCTGCGGGCCAGTTGGTTCTGCCAGAACTTCAGCGAGGCACACTTTCTTGACCCCATTGTGCAAGGTGAACTCGCACTCCCCGTCGGCCAGGTCGCCGAGCCCTTTGTCGATGCAGAAGACATCGCCGAGTGTGCCGCCGCGGCACTGACCCAACCCGGACACACTGACCAGCTCTATGAATTGACCGGCCCTCGGGCGTTGACCTTTGCTCAAGCCGTGACCGAAATTGCCCGCTCCACCGGTCGCAATATCGAATTCGTGGCCGTACCGCCGGACGCCTATCGACAGGCAATGGAACAGGAACAACTTCCCCCCGAGTTGATGGATCTGGTGTTGTATCTGTTCACGACTGTGCTCGACGGTCGCAACACACCCGTGGCCGATGGCGTGCAGCGCGCACTGGGTCGGCCGGCCCGCGACTTTAGCGACTACGTACAGCGCACTGCCGCTACGGGCATCTGGGGGAATGGCAGTCCGACGTAA
- a CDS encoding TetR/AcrR family transcriptional regulator, producing the protein MRKKPSETLEQPAAQAVRRNPTQQRSRERQERILAMATQLIADKGSDQLKMSEIAERSEISIGSLYQYFPDKSSVIRTLAERYNAESRRCIEEAMDAVEDARGLHAAYSQLLDQYYEIVMATPVMRDIWSGMQADKQLLQLELGESRVAGALLSQAMLRVYPDCDEQQVEESAFLIWHLGEATMRLAVTCAPDEGRALVEAFKRMSLREIMEPARRNIDSP; encoded by the coding sequence GTGCGCAAAAAGCCCTCTGAAACCCTCGAACAGCCTGCTGCGCAAGCGGTTCGACGCAATCCCACGCAACAGCGCAGCCGCGAGCGTCAGGAGCGGATTCTGGCGATGGCCACTCAATTGATCGCGGACAAGGGCAGCGACCAACTCAAGATGAGTGAAATAGCCGAGCGCTCCGAGATCTCGATTGGTTCCCTATATCAGTATTTTCCCGACAAGAGTTCCGTGATCCGTACGCTGGCCGAGCGCTACAACGCTGAAAGCCGCCGTTGCATTGAAGAGGCAATGGATGCCGTCGAGGATGCCCGGGGTTTGCACGCCGCCTATTCGCAGCTGCTCGATCAGTATTACGAGATCGTGATGGCGACACCGGTGATGCGTGACATCTGGTCCGGCATGCAAGCCGACAAGCAGTTGTTGCAGCTTGAACTGGGGGAGAGCCGGGTTGCCGGAGCGCTGCTGTCCCAGGCCATGCTTCGCGTCTATCCCGACTGCGACGAACAGCAGGTCGAGGAGTCCGCGTTTTTGATCTGGCACCTAGGGGAGGCGACCATGCGGTTGGCGGTCACTTGTGCACCCGATGAGGGGCGAGCGCTGGTCGAGGCGTTCAAGCGCATGTCCCTGCGCGAGATCATGGAGCCCGCGCGCAGGAACATCGACTCGCCGTAA